In Trichocoleus desertorum NBK24, the following are encoded in one genomic region:
- a CDS encoding tyrosine-protein kinase domain-containing protein, producing the protein MTPPFVKRYLIALDRHKWAGLAGFALIMGASVLVAAQPEEPPTYVAQGALANNRPPVTFSETGTQIQVQGQVLSPEILLADNVVEAAASQVNAEPSEVKRNATVEEPKKGKDNKDNNAGGSFIVTYRDGSDPTRAAEAAKALMNGMVEQSRLINTARLRAIIQELNQRLPQATQELREAEQKLEQYDRREGPALVAAQNGNVITAIQNAEEQQRQLRLAMEGTMAQMRSLQQRLGLNPEQAYASSALSADPIIANLRAQIYQNESQIALLAQDLRSEHPTMIDLRNKQQAYEQMLQQRASEVVGGNQVAAPLLGGNQIRRDSSLDPARQQLANQLTALQTQLDTMRQQMASAARTEQEMRREYAVLPNKQLERTRLEQQATLKRAFYDRMQAALVDAKAAEAETASSLTIAKPPEVSQDVKAPKNAPLTLGIGALVGLLVGGGLILLLDSLEGKFYTLEDVREALRQREIAILGVLPLLPGADAYNGEIPVVVDPESPYADFYERLRSNLRRVEGKMLKVILVTSVVGQEGKTISAYNLAIASARAGKRTLIIETDLRSPSQARSLKITPDPDSVIEPLRYYGQFGDCIRLVPDIENLYIVPSTGPQRQAAAILESSEMRRLLEDVRGRFDVVILDTPSLSLCNDALLLEPYSDGMLLVTRPGYTEDSLLAEATDQLAESDFRLLGAIINGVDIPVQSIEPLEDDELIVQPLDEPDAEDLEQVATGVRDYR; encoded by the coding sequence ATGACTCCCCCCTTTGTCAAACGTTATCTCATTGCTCTGGATCGACATAAATGGGCTGGACTTGCGGGTTTTGCCCTCATTATGGGTGCCTCTGTATTAGTGGCGGCTCAACCAGAGGAACCACCCACCTACGTCGCCCAAGGGGCGCTAGCTAACAATCGCCCCCCTGTGACATTTTCTGAAACAGGGACGCAGATCCAGGTGCAAGGACAGGTTCTCAGTCCAGAAATTCTCCTGGCCGATAACGTGGTTGAGGCGGCAGCCAGTCAAGTCAATGCTGAGCCGAGTGAGGTAAAGCGCAACGCCACCGTAGAAGAACCTAAGAAGGGCAAAGATAACAAAGACAATAATGCCGGTGGTTCATTCATCGTCACCTATCGAGATGGTAGTGATCCCACGCGAGCCGCTGAGGCAGCTAAGGCGTTGATGAATGGGATGGTGGAACAAAGTCGCCTCATCAATACAGCGCGTTTGCGAGCAATTATTCAGGAACTCAATCAGCGTTTACCTCAAGCGACTCAAGAGCTGAGAGAAGCAGAACAAAAGCTAGAACAGTATGACCGCCGAGAAGGTCCTGCTCTGGTAGCGGCTCAAAACGGCAATGTAATTACGGCGATTCAAAACGCCGAGGAACAGCAACGGCAACTCCGCCTAGCCATGGAAGGGACAATGGCTCAAATGCGGAGTCTCCAGCAAAGATTGGGATTGAATCCTGAGCAAGCGTACGCATCCTCTGCTCTCAGCGCCGATCCAATTATTGCTAATTTACGAGCCCAAATTTATCAAAACGAATCGCAGATCGCTCTGCTAGCCCAAGACCTACGATCTGAGCATCCCACAATGATTGATTTGCGCAACAAGCAGCAAGCTTACGAGCAGATGCTACAACAACGCGCTTCTGAAGTGGTGGGTGGAAACCAAGTTGCCGCACCATTGCTGGGTGGCAATCAAATTCGTCGAGACAGTAGCTTAGACCCAGCGAGGCAGCAGTTGGCAAACCAACTGACCGCTTTACAAACCCAATTGGATACCATGCGCCAGCAGATGGCGTCTGCGGCTCGAACTGAGCAAGAAATGCGGCGTGAATATGCCGTACTGCCTAACAAACAATTGGAGCGAACTCGCTTAGAACAGCAGGCAACTCTGAAACGTGCTTTCTATGACCGGATGCAGGCGGCTCTAGTTGATGCCAAGGCCGCAGAGGCAGAAACGGCTAGTAGTTTGACGATCGCGAAGCCCCCAGAAGTTTCGCAAGATGTGAAAGCGCCTAAGAACGCTCCTTTGACGTTGGGAATTGGTGCTCTGGTCGGGTTGTTAGTGGGTGGCGGTTTAATCTTGCTCCTAGACTCTCTCGAAGGCAAATTCTACACCTTGGAGGACGTGCGAGAAGCACTGCGTCAGCGCGAGATCGCCATCCTGGGTGTTTTACCGCTGTTGCCTGGGGCTGATGCTTACAACGGTGAGATTCCAGTTGTAGTTGATCCAGAATCTCCCTACGCCGACTTCTACGAGCGCTTGCGGAGTAATTTACGCCGTGTCGAAGGCAAGATGCTTAAAGTGATCTTGGTGACGAGCGTAGTGGGTCAAGAAGGTAAGACCATTAGTGCTTACAATTTAGCGATCGCCTCGGCCAGAGCAGGCAAGCGGACTTTGATTATTGAAACCGATTTGCGATCGCCCTCTCAAGCGAGATCCCTTAAAATCACTCCAGATCCAGACAGTGTGATTGAACCGCTACGCTACTATGGTCAATTTGGCGACTGCATTCGTTTAGTCCCTGATATAGAAAACCTTTACATTGTGCCTAGCACCGGGCCACAGCGTCAGGCTGCTGCGATTTTAGAGTCTAGCGAAATGCGCCGTTTGTTGGAGGATGTGCGAGGGCGCTTTGATGTCGTCATCCTCGATACACCTTCGCTCAGCCTCTGCAATGATGCCCTCTTGTTAGAGCCTTATAGCGATGGCATGCTCCTCGTCACCCGACCCGGTTATACCGAGGATAGCTTGTTAGCTGAAGCCACTGACCAACTGGCTGAATCAGACTTCCGGCTCTTGGGCGCTATCATCAATGGCGTGGACATTCCCGTACAATCTATTGAGCCTTTAGAGGACGACGAACTCATCGTTCAGCCACTGGATGAGCCAGATGCTGAAGACCTAGAACAAGTAGCCACTGGTGTCAGAGACTACCGTTAG